The segment GCTCGCTCGGCGCGACCGCGCCGGCATCCGGAGCCACCTCGGCCTCGGTGGACGTTCCGGCCGCGGTCGGCTTCGCCGCCGCCTTCTTCGCCTTCTTGGCCTTCCCCGGCTCCTCGGGCTGCTGATCACGGATCAACCCCTCGCGCTCGGCCTTGCGACGGACGCGGTCGGCTTGGGCCTCGACCACGCTGGAGGAATGGCTCTTCACCCCGATCCCCAGCGATTCGCAGAGATCGAGGCACTCCTTGTTGGTCAGCCCGAGTTCCCTCGCCAGCTCGTAGACGCGGATGTTCGATGGCAACGGCAGCCTCTGTTCGTCAGCGTGAACCGCTCCAGCGGCGAGCAGGAGCGGTCCTCTATCCTCGCGCGGTCACCTGGAGCGCACGAAAAGCGGTTCAGGTCTCGCTCGACGGCTCGGAGCTCGTCGAGACGGCATCTTCG is part of the Rhabdothermincola sediminis genome and harbors:
- a CDS encoding translation initiation factor IF-2 N-terminal domain-containing protein, producing MPSNIRVYELARELGLTNKECLDLCESLGIGVKSHSSSVVEAQADRVRRKAEREGLIRDQQPEEPGKAKKAKKAAAKPTAAGTSTEAEVAPDAGAVAPSE